A single region of the Halorussus gelatinilyticus genome encodes:
- the proS gene encoding proline--tRNA ligase — protein MSDDEQELGITERKEYSPGEWYAEVVQKAELADYAPMGGFIVTRPRGYALWEGVQDHLDEKFKKTGAQNAYFPALIPESFLERESDIVEGFDPEVAWVTHGGHEELEERLAFRPTSESIITPFMSDWVRSHRDLPLRLNQWCSVIRWEATETKPFFRTKEFLWQEGHTAHESEDEAWDETMTRLDQYENLYEDVLAIPVMRGRKPPHDKFPGADTTTTVEALMPDGKSVQGGTSHYLGQGFAEAYDLTYTDEDEEEAVAHTTSWGLSWRALGALIMTHSDDQGFVCPPRIAPEQVVVVPIWNEDNREEVLDYAEGVADDLEAADVRVELDDRDERNPGFKFNEWELKGVPVRIEIGPNEVEDEELTVVHRPDGENAVEGRENVGETVEDHFDKVYAKLYDAAKENLEENVREAYETSQILGTIGQHGGYVKTPWCGDQACEQVIKEEIAAEIVMVPMDRDEEPIGDECGVCGDEACETAYFAKSY, from the coding sequence ATGAGCGACGACGAGCAAGAACTCGGCATCACCGAGCGAAAGGAGTACAGCCCCGGCGAGTGGTACGCGGAGGTCGTCCAGAAGGCCGAACTCGCCGACTACGCGCCCATGGGCGGGTTCATCGTCACCCGGCCCCGCGGCTACGCCCTCTGGGAGGGCGTTCAGGACCACCTGGACGAGAAGTTCAAGAAGACGGGCGCGCAGAACGCCTACTTCCCCGCCCTCATCCCCGAGAGCTTCCTCGAACGCGAGAGCGACATCGTGGAAGGGTTCGACCCCGAAGTCGCGTGGGTGACCCACGGCGGTCACGAGGAACTCGAAGAGCGCCTCGCGTTCCGACCCACCAGCGAGTCCATCATCACGCCGTTCATGAGCGACTGGGTCCGGAGCCACCGCGACCTGCCCCTGCGCCTGAACCAGTGGTGTAGCGTCATCCGGTGGGAGGCGACCGAGACCAAGCCGTTCTTCCGGACCAAGGAGTTCCTCTGGCAGGAGGGCCACACCGCCCACGAGTCCGAGGACGAGGCGTGGGACGAGACGATGACCCGCCTCGACCAGTACGAGAACCTCTACGAGGACGTGCTGGCCATCCCCGTCATGCGCGGCCGGAAGCCGCCCCACGACAAGTTCCCCGGCGCGGACACCACCACGACCGTCGAGGCGCTGATGCCCGACGGCAAGTCCGTGCAGGGCGGGACCTCCCACTACCTCGGGCAGGGCTTCGCCGAGGCCTACGACCTGACCTACACCGACGAGGACGAGGAGGAAGCCGTCGCGCACACGACCTCGTGGGGTCTCTCGTGGCGCGCACTCGGCGCACTCATCATGACCCACTCCGACGACCAGGGGTTCGTCTGCCCGCCCAGAATCGCGCCCGAGCAGGTCGTCGTCGTCCCCATCTGGAACGAGGACAACCGCGAGGAGGTGCTGGACTACGCCGAGGGCGTCGCCGACGACCTCGAAGCCGCCGACGTGCGCGTCGAGTTGGACGACCGCGACGAGCGCAACCCCGGCTTCAAGTTCAACGAGTGGGAGCTGAAGGGCGTCCCCGTCCGCATCGAAATCGGTCCCAACGAGGTCGAGGACGAGGAACTGACCGTGGTCCACCGGCCCGACGGCGAGAACGCGGTCGAGGGCCGCGAGAACGTCGGCGAGACCGTCGAGGACCACTTCGACAAGGTGTACGCGAAACTCTACGACGCGGCCAAGGAGAACCTCGAAGAGAACGTCCGCGAGGCCTACGAGACGTCCCAGATTCTGGGCACCATCGGCCAACACGGCGGCTACGTCAAGACGCCGTGGTGCGGCGACCAGGCCTGCGAGCAGGTCATCAAGGAGGAGATCGCCGCCGAAATCGTGATGGTCCCGATGGACCGCGACGAGGAACCCATCGGCGACGAGTGCGGCGTCTGCGGCGACGAGGCCTGCGAGACGGCCTACTTCGCCAAGTCGTACTGA
- a CDS encoding bacterio-opsin activator domain-containing protein — translation MELEFEMSDSELLFVAASDAEQCLIELEEMIPRGEGQYAEFFSVADTDPADLLDLADDHGAVEPHLIEASEDDGLVEFSVSADCPAVSLAESGALPRVVRAETGDGRIVAELPPRHAPAEVVESFLDEYPSAEFVAKREKESVTTPFGSEGFEQLLREHLTDRQREVLRAAYEAGYYDWPRDCTGEEVARELDITSATFSQHIHAAERKLLAALFEGSRTESNSTGMQESW, via the coding sequence GTGGAACTCGAGTTCGAGATGTCGGACTCGGAGCTACTGTTCGTGGCGGCGTCCGACGCCGAGCAGTGTCTGATCGAGCTCGAGGAGATGATTCCCCGCGGCGAGGGCCAGTACGCGGAGTTCTTCAGCGTCGCCGACACCGACCCGGCCGACCTGCTCGACCTGGCCGACGACCACGGGGCGGTCGAACCCCACCTCATCGAAGCGTCCGAGGACGACGGACTCGTCGAGTTCTCGGTTTCCGCGGACTGTCCCGCGGTGTCGCTGGCCGAGTCGGGAGCGCTTCCGAGGGTGGTGCGCGCCGAGACAGGAGACGGCCGCATCGTCGCCGAACTCCCGCCGCGACACGCCCCGGCGGAGGTCGTCGAATCGTTCCTCGACGAGTATCCGAGCGCGGAGTTCGTCGCCAAGCGCGAGAAGGAGTCCGTCACCACGCCGTTCGGCAGCGAAGGGTTCGAACAACTGCTCCGGGAACACCTCACCGACAGGCAACGCGAGGTGCTCCGGGCCGCCTACGAGGCCGGGTACTACGACTGGCCGCGGGACTGCACCGGCGAGGAGGTCGCCCGAGAACTCGACATCACGTCGGCGACCTTCTCCCAGCACATCCACGCCGCCGAGCGGAAGCTTCTGGCGGCCCTGTTCGAGGGTTCGCGAACCGAGTCGAACTCCACGGGAATGCAGGAGAGTTGGTGA
- a CDS encoding HalOD1 output domain-containing protein, with product MTPKDTSSAGDSTSGELGEEPYEVRYDPASDTPITSAVTEAVAAVTGTDPRELRPLYEVVEPDALERILGPRSATGAETTCDCRVVFSYEGCSVHIGSDGRVVVRPSEDG from the coding sequence ATGACGCCAAAAGACACCTCATCTGCTGGAGACTCGACGAGTGGCGAACTCGGGGAAGAACCGTACGAAGTTCGCTACGACCCGGCGTCCGACACTCCCATCACGAGCGCCGTCACCGAGGCCGTCGCGGCGGTGACCGGAACCGACCCCAGGGAGTTGCGTCCGCTCTACGAGGTCGTCGAACCCGACGCCCTCGAGCGTATTCTCGGTCCGAGGAGCGCTACCGGTGCGGAGACGACGTGCGATTGTCGCGTCGTCTTCTCGTACGAGGGCTGTTCGGTCCACATCGGTTCGGACGGCCGCGTGGTCGTCAGGCCCTCGGAGGACGGGTGA
- a CDS encoding 8-oxo-dGTP diphosphatase: MQSATLCYLLRPEREEVLLIRKKRGLGEGKFVGPGGKVEDGETPRECVVREVEEEIRVMPRDPEKVGEFRFVFGEEPRMFVHVFRTEEFAGEPESTPEADPAWFDYESVPYDEMWEDDRHWLPHLLDGETFAGEFVFDSDGDELREWTVETGVRELEATAER, from the coding sequence ATGCAGTCCGCGACGCTCTGCTATCTCCTGCGGCCCGAGCGCGAGGAGGTCCTGCTCATCCGGAAGAAGCGCGGCCTCGGCGAAGGAAAGTTCGTCGGACCCGGCGGGAAGGTCGAGGACGGCGAGACGCCCCGCGAGTGCGTCGTCCGCGAGGTCGAAGAGGAGATTCGCGTGATGCCCCGCGACCCCGAGAAGGTCGGCGAGTTCCGCTTCGTCTTCGGCGAGGAACCGCGGATGTTCGTCCACGTCTTCCGCACCGAGGAGTTCGCCGGAGAGCCGGAATCGACCCCGGAGGCCGACCCCGCGTGGTTCGACTACGAGTCGGTGCCCTACGACGAGATGTGGGAGGACGACCGCCACTGGCTGCCCCACTTGCTCGACGGCGAGACCTTCGCCGGGGAGTTCGTCTTCGACTCGGACGGCGACGAACTGCGCGAGTGGACGGTCGAGACGGGCGTGAGAGAACTGGAAGCGACCGCAGAGCGCTGA
- a CDS encoding NUDIX domain-containing protein — MIGVSADYCPDCGAELTTVEFEGRDRNRCSSCERTWWHQSVPTTSVTVRDGDRVLLVQRGGGRDAGRWDLPAGHPEYDEPAREAAARELREETGLVADPDALSLVGTVLSEGPRATYRSINYRIDRASTEGEVAAGSDAADARFVSVESVRAGDVYVRKLGRQRLRDSAVLE; from the coding sequence ATGATAGGCGTCTCCGCCGACTACTGTCCGGACTGCGGCGCGGAACTGACGACAGTCGAATTCGAGGGGAGAGACCGGAACCGCTGCTCGTCGTGCGAGCGGACGTGGTGGCACCAATCGGTGCCGACGACGAGCGTGACCGTTCGGGACGGGGACCGCGTGTTACTCGTCCAGCGCGGCGGTGGCCGAGACGCCGGTCGGTGGGACCTCCCGGCGGGACACCCCGAGTACGACGAACCCGCGCGCGAGGCGGCCGCCCGCGAACTCCGGGAAGAGACCGGACTCGTCGCGGACCCCGACGCGCTGTCCCTCGTCGGAACGGTCCTCTCGGAGGGACCGAGGGCGACCTATCGCTCGATAAACTACCGCATCGACCGCGCTTCGACCGAGGGCGAGGTAGCGGCCGGGTCGGACGCGGCCGACGCCCGCTTCGTCTCGGTCGAGTCGGTCCGAGCCGGAGACGTGTACGTTCGGAAACTCGGCCGCCAGCGACTCCGGGACAGCGCGGTCTTAGAGTAG
- a CDS encoding ferredoxin--NADP reductase, translated as MTDTHDVTVTSVHQMTPTVKQFVLESDGYQFDFDPGQHTHVHFPRSESPAADGTSGDEDDEVVRPYTATAMPGSDTITLAIKRYPDGIASTWMHERTPGDTVEIEELGGNLYLRDLDRDVAFVSTGTGITPMIAMAKQYVREGTGRAHFFFGEKDEEHVVYRETLDQMAADYPDFDVTYVLSEADEGWPGPEGHVQDHLADYLDDFDGRDFYVCGVPQMVVDTQDYLDERGVDDDSVYVEGWEGDEVSDDEES; from the coding sequence ATGACCGACACTCACGACGTCACGGTCACGTCCGTCCACCAGATGACGCCGACTGTCAAGCAGTTCGTTCTCGAATCCGACGGCTACCAGTTCGACTTCGACCCCGGCCAACACACCCACGTCCACTTCCCCCGTTCCGAGAGTCCGGCGGCGGACGGGACCTCGGGCGACGAAGACGACGAGGTGGTCCGGCCCTACACCGCGACGGCGATGCCCGGAAGCGACACGATTACGCTCGCCATCAAGCGCTACCCCGACGGCATCGCCTCGACGTGGATGCACGAGCGGACGCCGGGCGACACCGTCGAAATCGAGGAGCTGGGCGGGAACCTCTACCTCCGGGACCTCGACAGGGACGTGGCGTTCGTCTCGACCGGAACCGGCATCACGCCGATGATAGCGATGGCCAAGCAGTACGTCCGGGAGGGGACCGGCCGCGCGCACTTCTTCTTCGGCGAGAAGGACGAGGAACACGTCGTCTACCGCGAGACGCTGGACCAGATGGCGGCCGACTATCCGGACTTCGACGTGACCTACGTCCTCTCGGAGGCCGACGAGGGCTGGCCGGGACCGGAGGGCCACGTGCAGGACCACCTCGCCGACTATCTGGACGACTTCGACGGTCGGGACTTCTACGTCTGCGGGGTGCCCCAGATGGTCGTGGACACGCAGGACTACCTCGACGAGCGGGGCGTGGACGACGACAGTGTGTACGTCGAGGGCTGGGAGGGCGACGAAGTGTCCGACGACGAGGAGAGTTAG
- a CDS encoding beta-CASP ribonuclease aCPSF1, translated as MSKVDQQLEDLRAEITSELPSDISVSDVKYEGPELVVYTRDPKKFARNGDLIRQLASQLRKRITVRPDPDVLSRPQDAREKVMDVIPEEAGVTDLDFHADTGEVVIEAEKPGMVIGKHGSTLREITQEVGWTPEVVRTPPIESSTVSNVRNFLKQERDERRDILEKVGRQIHREEMSNDEYVRITTLGCCREVGRASFILSTPETRVLIDCGDKPGAEDEVPYLQVEEALGAGANTIDAVVLTHAHLDHSALIPLLFKYGYDGPIYTTEPTRDLMGLLQLDYLDVAAKEGRTPPYDSEMVREAIKHTIPLEYGDVTDIAPDVKLTLHNAGHILGSAVSHFHIGDGLYNVAFSGDIHYDDTRLFNGAVNDFPRVETLVLESTYGGRNDYQTDQEDSERRLKEVINDTHEKGGKVVIPAFAVGRSQEMMLVIEEAMRNGDIPEMPVHLDGMIWEATAIHTTYPEYLRDDLRDRIFHEDENPFLADQFNHIDGGEEERQDVADGDQCIILSTSGMVTGGPIMSWLEHLGGDPDNTMTFVGYQAQGTLGRRIQNGWDEIPMNRGGGRNGKLSLKLDVETVDGFSGHADRQGLMNFVKTMNPRPEKVLCVHGDESSTQDLSSSLYHEFNMRTFAPKNLETFRFK; from the coding sequence ATGAGTAAAGTAGACCAGCAGTTAGAAGACCTGCGAGCAGAGATTACGAGCGAGCTACCGAGCGACATCTCGGTCTCCGACGTGAAGTACGAAGGCCCTGAACTGGTCGTGTACACGCGCGACCCCAAGAAGTTCGCCCGGAACGGCGACCTCATCCGGCAGTTGGCCAGCCAACTTCGCAAGCGCATCACCGTCCGCCCCGACCCCGACGTGCTGTCGCGGCCCCAAGACGCCCGCGAGAAGGTGATGGACGTCATCCCCGAGGAAGCCGGGGTCACGGACCTCGACTTCCACGCCGACACCGGCGAGGTCGTCATCGAGGCCGAGAAGCCCGGTATGGTCATCGGCAAGCACGGTTCGACCTTGCGCGAAATCACACAAGAGGTCGGCTGGACGCCCGAAGTCGTCCGGACGCCGCCCATCGAGTCCTCGACGGTCTCGAACGTCCGGAACTTCCTGAAGCAGGAGCGCGACGAGCGCCGGGACATCCTCGAAAAGGTGGGTCGCCAGATTCACCGCGAGGAGATGTCGAACGACGAGTACGTCCGCATCACGACCCTCGGCTGCTGCCGGGAGGTCGGCCGCGCCTCGTTCATCCTCTCGACGCCCGAGACCCGCGTCCTCATCGACTGCGGCGACAAGCCGGGCGCGGAGGACGAGGTGCCCTACCTCCAAGTCGAGGAGGCGCTGGGCGCGGGCGCGAACACCATCGACGCGGTGGTGCTGACCCACGCTCACCTCGACCACTCGGCGCTGATTCCGCTCCTGTTCAAGTACGGCTACGACGGTCCCATCTACACGACGGAACCGACCCGCGACCTGATGGGCCTGCTCCAACTCGACTACCTCGACGTGGCCGCCAAGGAGGGCCGGACGCCGCCCTACGATTCCGAGATGGTCCGGGAGGCCATCAAGCACACCATCCCGCTGGAGTACGGCGACGTGACCGACATCGCGCCCGACGTGAAGCTCACGCTCCACAACGCGGGCCACATCCTCGGGAGCGCGGTCTCGCACTTCCACATCGGCGACGGCCTCTACAACGTCGCGTTCTCGGGCGACATCCACTACGACGACACGCGCCTGTTCAACGGCGCGGTCAACGACTTCCCGCGAGTCGAGACGCTCGTGCTGGAGTCCACCTACGGCGGTCGCAACGACTACCAGACCGACCAAGAGGACTCCGAACGACGCCTCAAGGAGGTCATCAACGACACCCACGAGAAGGGCGGGAAGGTCGTCATCCCGGCCTTCGCGGTGGGTCGCTCCCAGGAGATGATGCTCGTCATCGAGGAGGCGATGCGCAACGGCGACATCCCCGAAATGCCGGTCCACCTCGACGGCATGATCTGGGAGGCGACGGCCATCCACACCACCTACCCCGAGTACCTGCGCGACGACCTCCGGGACCGCATCTTCCACGAGGACGAGAACCCCTTCCTCGCCGACCAGTTCAACCACATCGACGGCGGCGAGGAGGAGCGCCAAGACGTCGCCGACGGCGACCAGTGCATCATCCTCTCGACCTCGGGCATGGTCACGGGCGGCCCCATCATGTCGTGGCTCGAACACCTCGGCGGCGACCCCGACAACACGATGACGTTCGTCGGCTATCAGGCGCAGGGGACGCTCGGCCGACGCATCCAGAACGGCTGGGACGAGATTCCGATGAACCGCGGCGGCGGCCGGAACGGCAAACTCTCGCTCAAACTCGACGTGGAGACGGTGGACGGCTTCTCCGGCCACGCCGACCGTCAGGGCCTGATGAACTTCGTGAAGACCATGAATCCGCGGCCCGAGAAGGTGCTGTGCGTTCACGGCGACGAGTCTTCGACCCAAGACCTCTCGTCGTCGCTCTACCACGAGTTCAACATGCGGACGTTCGCGCCCAAGAATCTGGAGACGTTCCGGTTCAAGTGA
- the sppA gene encoding signal peptide peptidase SppA → MADSSRVVQGLVVLVAVAVTVALGWVLFVEVPEGNLARLLGVVLAVLAGVLGARAAGTLASGWFAEYDVAEVAVEGPITRDGGGSSIPPRPRGTPADDVVEQIERADEDDAARALLLRLNTPGGEVVPSDDIRLAAERFDGPTVAYATDVCASGGYWIASGCDAIYAREGSIVGSIGVIGSRVNAKGMADKLGLEYERLAAGKYKDAGSSLKEMSEDEREYLQGIIDGYYEEFVERVTDGRELSDEQVRDTEARVYLGDDAASIGLVDDLATKRQVEDRLADDLGVETVEVEEFEPERGVMERLRGGSRAVAYAFGAGVASALGGEDRGDVDGFEFELR, encoded by the coding sequence GTGGCGGATAGCTCGCGGGTCGTGCAGGGACTCGTCGTCCTCGTCGCCGTCGCCGTGACGGTGGCGCTCGGGTGGGTCCTGTTCGTGGAGGTGCCGGAGGGGAACCTCGCCAGACTGCTCGGCGTGGTGCTGGCCGTGCTGGCGGGCGTCCTCGGCGCGCGAGCGGCCGGGACCCTCGCGTCGGGGTGGTTCGCCGAGTACGACGTGGCGGAAGTCGCCGTCGAAGGTCCCATCACCCGCGACGGCGGCGGGAGTTCGATTCCGCCCCGACCCCGCGGGACGCCGGCCGACGACGTCGTGGAGCAGATAGAGCGCGCCGACGAGGACGACGCCGCCCGAGCGCTCCTCCTGCGTCTCAACACGCCCGGCGGCGAGGTGGTGCCGAGCGACGACATCCGCCTCGCGGCCGAGCGCTTCGACGGGCCGACGGTCGCCTACGCGACGGACGTCTGCGCCAGCGGCGGCTACTGGATAGCCAGCGGCTGTGACGCCATCTACGCCCGCGAGGGGAGCATCGTCGGCTCCATCGGCGTCATCGGCTCGCGGGTCAACGCCAAGGGGATGGCCGACAAGCTCGGGCTGGAGTACGAGCGCCTCGCGGCGGGCAAGTACAAGGACGCGGGCAGTTCGCTCAAGGAGATGTCCGAGGACGAACGCGAGTACCTCCAGGGCATCATCGACGGCTACTACGAGGAGTTCGTCGAGCGCGTGACCGACGGTCGAGAGTTGAGCGACGAGCAGGTCCGGGACACCGAGGCCAGAGTCTATCTGGGCGACGACGCGGCGTCCATCGGACTGGTGGACGACCTCGCCACGAAGCGGCAGGTCGAGGACCGACTCGCCGACGACCTCGGCGTCGAGACGGTCGAAGTCGAGGAGTTCGAACCGGAGCGCGGCGTGATGGAGCGACTCCGCGGCGGGTCCCGAGCGGTGGCCTACGCCTTCGGCGCGGGCGTCGCCAGCGCGCTCGGCGGCGAGGACCGCGGCGACGTGGACGGCTTCGAGTTCGAGTTGCGGTAG
- a CDS encoding ArsR/SmtB family transcription factor, which yields MSGQQTGGQTPDENDPEATGCCSVGHSLPESEVADDVETLATLGNDTRYEALRHIAEADEDVCVCELEPALGVSQGAVSQALSRLFSAGLVERRKEGRWRYYTAAPRAQRLLGVLDDTRSLDDE from the coding sequence ATGAGTGGGCAACAGACAGGCGGTCAGACACCCGACGAGAACGACCCCGAGGCGACCGGTTGCTGCTCGGTCGGCCACTCGCTGCCGGAATCGGAGGTCGCCGACGACGTCGAGACGCTCGCGACCTTGGGCAACGATACCCGGTACGAAGCGCTTCGACACATCGCCGAGGCCGACGAGGACGTCTGCGTCTGCGAGTTGGAACCCGCACTCGGCGTGAGCCAAGGCGCGGTCAGCCAGGCGCTCTCGCGACTCTTCAGCGCCGGACTGGTCGAGCGCCGGAAGGAGGGTCGCTGGAGATACTACACCGCGGCGCCGCGCGCGCAGCGACTCCTCGGCGTCCTCGACGACACGAGGTCACTCGACGATGAGTGA
- the arsM gene encoding arsenite methyltransferase translates to MSDDASAADADGLDGDGLDAADQRSAVRERYARIATEESSCCDTDDCRSDDTDSDPDDVTDRAHERGYSDDDLAAVDAGADVSLGCGNPTAIAGLEEGDTVLDLGSGGGFDCFLAAREVGSAGRVVGVDMTPEMVEKARENAATNDASNVEFRLGEIEHLPVADASVDVILSNCVVNLSPDKRRVFREAYRVLRPGGRLAVSDVVLTAELPADLRADPTSVAACIGGASPIPALESMLADAGFADVSVEPKPDSEEFVREWDDEHDVSDYVVAATIEGRKPSSEPRASRGGRSA, encoded by the coding sequence ATGAGTGACGACGCGTCCGCCGCCGACGCCGACGGCCTCGACGGTGACGGCCTCGACGCCGCGGACCAGCGTTCCGCAGTGCGCGAGCGATACGCGAGAATCGCGACGGAGGAGTCGTCGTGTTGCGACACCGACGACTGTCGGAGCGACGACACCGACAGCGATCCGGACGACGTCACCGACCGGGCGCACGAGCGCGGCTACTCCGACGACGACCTCGCTGCCGTCGACGCGGGAGCGGACGTGAGCCTCGGTTGCGGCAATCCGACCGCGATAGCCGGCTTGGAGGAGGGCGACACCGTCCTCGACCTCGGCTCGGGCGGCGGATTCGACTGCTTCCTCGCGGCCCGAGAGGTCGGGTCGGCCGGTCGGGTCGTGGGCGTCGATATGACGCCCGAGATGGTCGAGAAGGCCCGCGAGAACGCCGCGACGAACGACGCGTCGAACGTCGAGTTCCGACTCGGAGAAATCGAACACCTGCCGGTCGCCGACGCGTCCGTCGACGTGATTCTCTCGAACTGCGTCGTCAACCTCTCGCCCGACAAACGCCGCGTGTTCCGCGAGGCGTATCGCGTCCTCCGGCCGGGCGGACGCCTCGCCGTCTCGGACGTCGTGTTGACCGCCGAGCTACCGGCCGACCTGCGGGCCGACCCGACGTCGGTGGCGGCCTGTATCGGCGGCGCGTCGCCGATTCCCGCGCTCGAATCGATGTTGGCCGACGCCGGATTCGCGGACGTGTCGGTCGAACCGAAGCCGGACAGCGAGGAGTTCGTCCGCGAGTGGGACGACGAGCACGACGTGAGCGATTACGTCGTCGCGGCGACTATCGAGGGGAGGAAACCGTCGTCGGAGCCTCGCGCGTCGCGCGGAGGTCGGTCTGCGTGA
- a CDS encoding YqaA family protein: MFGILAPALLDGVALGSFEWLEHVVETTTGWAGLAIIFVYSFLIAFALPGVSEVVLAAPLDLGLSQAGRLALIILVSGVGKAVGSVFAFHIGQEAKESGPVIRFLRQSRFDVIEWSENKTLQLARKWGYLGMALALSVPFFPDTLSIYAFAVLEENYLKFALATFAGSVGRLLVTLFLVGSTVYAL, encoded by the coding sequence GTGTTCGGCATCCTCGCCCCCGCACTTCTCGACGGCGTCGCTCTCGGGTCGTTCGAGTGGTTAGAGCACGTCGTCGAGACCACGACGGGGTGGGCGGGGCTGGCCATCATCTTCGTCTACTCGTTTCTCATCGCGTTCGCGCTCCCCGGCGTGAGCGAGGTGGTGCTGGCCGCGCCGCTCGATTTGGGTCTCTCGCAGGCCGGGCGACTCGCGCTCATCATCCTCGTCAGCGGCGTCGGCAAGGCTGTCGGGAGCGTCTTCGCGTTCCACATCGGCCAAGAGGCCAAGGAGTCCGGTCCGGTCATTCGGTTTCTCCGCCAATCGCGCTTCGACGTCATCGAGTGGTCCGAGAACAAGACGCTCCAACTCGCCCGGAAGTGGGGCTACCTCGGGATGGCGCTCGCGCTCTCGGTGCCGTTCTTCCCCGACACGCTCTCCATCTACGCGTTCGCGGTCCTCGAAGAGAACTACCTGAAGTTCGCGCTGGCGACGTTCGCCGGGAGCGTGGGCCGCCTGCTCGTCACCCTCTTCCTCGTCGGTTCGACGGTCTACGCGCTCTGA
- a CDS encoding HVO_2922 family protein, protein MFDHEYTLVAHPRLRARLSYRSDDADLAAATVELDYRRDETWTEEGTAVEPPESPETDGVEWQGLSISLYRDGERVLVREFSSSSLMSDAFDALDTVERVAPSLVRKGRTAAKRSVRRWTGGRVGMRQLDGSTVEALEPPAKASFEVYEGKDGKWRWRLVHDNGNTIADSGQGYSSRRAAEKGLRSVKRNALGAAVERVGGDAERDVRSSSDAEGDPGTDAGSDAGTAES, encoded by the coding sequence ATGTTCGACCACGAGTACACCCTCGTCGCACATCCGCGACTCCGCGCTCGACTCTCGTACCGGAGCGACGACGCCGACCTCGCGGCGGCGACCGTCGAACTCGACTACCGGCGCGACGAGACGTGGACCGAGGAAGGAACCGCAGTCGAACCGCCCGAATCGCCCGAGACCGACGGCGTCGAGTGGCAGGGTCTCTCGATTTCGCTTTACCGGGACGGAGAGCGCGTGCTGGTCCGGGAGTTCTCGTCGTCCTCGCTGATGTCGGACGCGTTCGACGCACTCGACACCGTCGAACGCGTCGCCCCCTCGCTGGTCCGCAAGGGGAGGACCGCGGCCAAGCGGTCCGTCCGGCGGTGGACCGGCGGTCGGGTCGGGATGCGTCAACTCGACGGCTCGACCGTCGAGGCGCTCGAACCGCCCGCGAAGGCCTCCTTCGAGGTCTACGAGGGCAAGGACGGCAAGTGGCGCTGGCGACTCGTCCACGATAACGGCAACACCATCGCCGACTCGGGACAGGGCTACTCGTCGCGGCGGGCCGCCGAGAAGGGTCTCCGGAGCGTCAAGCGCAACGCACTGGGCGCGGCGGTAGAGCGCGTCGGCGGCGACGCCGAGCGCGACGTCCGGTCGAGTTCCGACGCCGAGGGCGACCCCGGAACCGACGCGGGGTCCGACGCCGGGACGGCGGAGTCCTGA
- a CDS encoding DUF3267 domain-containing protein produces MNSPDSAATESSRPESRAPKPPTPDPPDPPEGYREPVAFSYPSLWLSAGSLVLFVAAFLGFERLMNALRSDAALEFTVGPTGIGVVALLTVGTVVVHELVHGAVYRWLGYRVQYGLALNMGAAYAAAFGQFQTRRDNLAVGLAPLVVFTAVLTPLLAGPLVVALAAFLVLVVNTAGAIGDLYLSWRILRMPEGTLLYDVDIRHSYVYYPET; encoded by the coding sequence ATGAACTCGCCCGACTCCGCCGCCACCGAGTCCTCTCGGCCCGAATCCCGCGCCCCGAAACCGCCGACGCCTGACCCGCCGGACCCGCCGGAGGGGTATCGGGAACCGGTCGCGTTCTCGTACCCTTCGCTGTGGCTGTCGGCCGGGTCGCTCGTGCTGTTCGTCGCCGCGTTCCTCGGCTTCGAGCGACTGATGAACGCACTCCGGTCCGACGCCGCGCTGGAGTTCACGGTCGGCCCGACCGGAATAGGGGTCGTCGCGCTCCTGACGGTCGGCACCGTCGTCGTCCACGAACTCGTCCACGGGGCGGTCTACCGCTGGCTGGGCTACCGGGTCCAGTACGGTCTCGCGCTGAACATGGGCGCGGCCTACGCCGCCGCCTTCGGGCAGTTCCAGACGCGCCGGGACAATCTGGCCGTCGGACTCGCGCCGCTGGTCGTCTTCACCGCGGTCCTGACGCCCCTGCTCGCGGGACCACTTGTGGTCGCGCTCGCGGCGTTCCTCGTCCTCGTGGTGAACACCGCGGGCGCTATCGGCGACCTCTATCTCTCGTGGCGAATCCTCCGGATGCCGGAGGGCACCCTGCTCTACGACGTGGACATCCGCCACTCCTACGTCTACTACCCCGAGACGTGA